The following are encoded together in the candidate division WOR-3 bacterium genome:
- a CDS encoding molybdopterin dinucleotide binding domain-containing protein codes for MSVNRLPFTVKRTLCTFCGYGCELGIVFDDFGIRGVEYLKDTPNQGRVCPRGSASAFYLNHSKRLCVPVENGKYKNWEFINQLFREVLKQPDSIAITVDRNVTIEEENTIIGFCKKHKINNIASTYFESEALLKRFIDEKSPVSLDEIEKSQMIIILGDVFNYAPMISKNLINWKLSDRKHRLVVIDSIKTHTSYFATDFLMVRPGTEGLVLLVLAGETLSGINVSEITGIPEKVVERITKDFKSAENGLLIVSMPFAHSYEPQIIAEGVKRFAGESKKKVLPIFEFMHYNDFTPFGRIFDLIKNNKIKYIINFGELFPFYYPQLVNELSQVEIYATSTLRFKDFVQFPVPLNMEKAGTILTISGSKGIGGEIKPANGAKNINELLNIFGVEDSTIEKKDLKVDIKSGAKRIADYSSKKTEGYFRLFGEKVAYYYLGLFDKPILKINPVDAGELGIKQNDIVNVESKISKTKIQVKITNEVPKGVLYTQPEIPEVRGLFEYEIVDDFVNFIPTEVRIWQEE; via the coding sequence ATGAGCGTTAACCGTTTACCGTTTACCGTTAAACGAACTTTATGTACATTCTGTGGATATGGTTGCGAATTGGGGATTGTTTTTGATGATTTTGGCATAAGGGGTGTAGAATATTTAAAAGACACACCAAATCAGGGTAGAGTTTGTCCCAGGGGGAGTGCTTCTGCTTTTTATCTAAACCATTCTAAAAGGCTTTGTGTTCCCGTAGAAAACGGCAAGTATAAAAACTGGGAGTTTATCAATCAATTGTTCCGGGAAGTATTAAAACAGCCTGATTCGATTGCAATAACTGTTGATAGAAATGTAACAATAGAAGAAGAGAATACAATCATTGGATTTTGTAAAAAACACAAAATAAATAATATTGCATCTACTTATTTTGAATCCGAGGCACTGCTGAAAAGATTTATTGATGAAAAATCACCAGTTTCACTTGATGAGATAGAGAAATCTCAGATGATAATTATTCTTGGTGATGTTTTTAATTATGCACCAATGATTTCAAAGAATTTGATAAACTGGAAGTTGAGCGATAGAAAACATCGTCTTGTAGTGATTGATTCTATAAAAACTCATACCTCATACTTTGCTACAGATTTTCTAATGGTAAGGCCGGGAACCGAGGGACTCGTGCTACTTGTGCTTGCCGGTGAAACACTGTCAGGAATTAATGTTTCTGAAATAACCGGTATCCCAGAAAAAGTTGTTGAAAGAATCACAAAGGATTTTAAATCTGCGGAAAATGGACTTTTGATTGTTTCAATGCCCTTTGCCCATAGTTATGAACCGCAAATAATCGCTGAAGGGGTTAAGAGATTTGCAGGTGAGAGCAAGAAGAAGGTTCTGCCAATATTTGAGTTTATGCATTATAATGATTTTACACCTTTTGGAAGAATTTTTGATTTAATAAAAAATAATAAGATAAAATATATTATAAATTTTGGCGAATTGTTTCCGTTTTATTATCCACAATTGGTAAATGAATTATCCCAGGTTGAAATTTATGCTACATCAACCTTACGTTTTAAAGATTTTGTTCAATTCCCTGTCCCATTGAATATGGAAAAAGCAGGCACGATTCTCACAATATCGGGCAGTAAAGGCATCGGTGGTGAAATAAAACCAGCAAACGGGGCAAAAAACATCAATGAACTTTTAAATATTTTTGGTGTCGAGGATTCAACAATAGAGAAGAAAGACCTCAAGGTTGATATAAAATCCGGGGCAAAAAGGATAGCGGATTATTCGAGTAAGAAGACGGAAGGATACTTCAGACTATTCGGGGAGAAAGTCGCATACTATTATCTTGGTTTATTTGATAAACCAATTTTGAAAATAAACCCGGTGGATGCAGGTGAACTGGGAATTAAGCAGAATGATATTGTAAATGTGGAATCAAAAATCAGCAAAACTAAGATTCAAGTGAAGATAACGAATGAAGTACCAAAAGGTGTTTTATACACTCAACCAGAGATACCAGAAGTACGTGGATTGTTTGAATATGAGATTGTTGATGATTTTGTTAATTTCATTCCGACCGAGGTTAGAATATGGCAAGAAGAATAG
- a CDS encoding 4Fe-4S dicluster domain-containing protein, with the protein MARRIVLDLDLCCGCRSCEAACKVAFKGEARIRHGDIEGVAYLPLACKHCKEALCLASCPVEAITRDEKTGLVVRSSFKCIGCRSCAYACPFGVIDAPLVRHISQKCNLCKDREEGPRCVSACSSGALQYLDEEEIKKMEIGVRMVSKDAFVRRR; encoded by the coding sequence ATGGCAAGAAGAATAGTTTTAGACCTTGATTTATGCTGTGGGTGCAGGTCCTGCGAAGCCGCCTGCAAGGTTGCATTCAAGGGTGAGGCAAGGATAAGACACGGTGATATAGAAGGTGTAGCATATCTACCTTTGGCTTGTAAACATTGTAAAGAGGCACTGTGTCTTGCGTCCTGCCCGGTTGAGGCAATCACCCGCGATGAAAAGACCGGACTTGTGGTGAGGTCATCATTTAAGTGTATCGGGTGTCGGAGTTGTGCTTATGCCTGCCCATTTGGAGTTATTGATGCGCCACTTGTGCGCCATATATCACAGAAATGTAATCTGTGTAAGGACCGTGAAGAAGGTCCGAGATGTGTATCCGCCTGTTCATCTGGTGCACTCCAGTACCTTGACGAAGAAGAAATAAAGAAGATGGAGATTGGCGTAAGGATGGTTTCAAAGGATGCGTTTGTGAGGAGAAGATAA
- a CDS encoding complex I subunit 1 family protein, which yields MNFIRILFNYFIFPGFLFTAIVGMFLTWIDRKVTARVQMRVGPPWYQPYADFMKLLLKETIIPEGASKTLFFMGPIFGLISMSILAVMLFTMNFSPENSFAGDLIVMIYLLALPPIGVIIGGSASKNPLASVGASREMTQYFAYELPFLITIAGIVLKSGGTIKFGEIVYLQRVNGPFLYSISGIIFAIVFLLVIQAKLGFVPFDIPEAEQEIMAGPYIEYSGVALAIYKITKAMMLLLLPVFMISILWGGVGDWWAILKLLLIIVLIILIKNTNPRLRIDQALKFFWIFLGIFAIIGLVLAMKGL from the coding sequence ATGAATTTTATCAGAATTCTATTTAACTATTTTATATTTCCTGGTTTTCTATTCACTGCAATTGTAGGTATGTTTTTAACCTGGATTGACCGCAAGGTGACCGCAAGGGTCCAGATGAGGGTTGGACCGCCGTGGTATCAACCTTATGCCGATTTTATGAAATTGTTGCTTAAAGAAACAATAATCCCCGAAGGTGCATCAAAGACTCTTTTCTTTATGGGACCAATTTTTGGTTTGATTTCAATGTCAATCCTTGCGGTTATGTTATTTACAATGAATTTTTCACCGGAAAATTCTTTTGCTGGTGATTTGATTGTGATGATTTATCTACTTGCCCTACCGCCGATTGGGGTGATCATTGGTGGTTCTGCTTCAAAAAATCCTTTAGCGAGTGTTGGCGCTTCAAGGGAGATGACACAGTATTTTGCCTATGAATTGCCATTCTTGATAACTATCGCCGGGATTGTTCTAAAATCTGGTGGAACGATAAAATTTGGTGAGATAGTATATCTGCAAAGAGTCAATGGGCCATTTTTATATTCAATATCAGGGATAATATTTGCCATAGTATTTTTGCTCGTGATACAGGCAAAATTGGGGTTTGTGCCATTTGACATACCTGAGGCGGAACAGGAGATTATGGCAGGACCTTATATTGAATATTCAGGTGTTGCACTTGCAATTTATAAAATAACAAAGGCAATGATGTTGTTGCTTCTGCCGGTATTTATGATTTCCATTCTTTGGGGTGGAGTTGGCGACTGGTGGGCAATTTTGAAATTATTATTGATTATTGTCTTGATAATTTTGATAAAAAATACCAATCCAAGATTGCGCATTGACCAGGCATTAAAATTTTTCTGGATATTTTTGGGAATTTTTGCTATTATTGGATTGGTGCTGGCAATGAAGGGATTATAA
- the nuoB gene encoding NADH-quinone oxidoreductase subunit NuoB gives MGDFKLWGLKKSPWVFHVAAASCNNCDIEILDVLTPKWDVERFGIVLVGSPRHADALLITGVLNRKSLPRVLRVYEQTPKPCLVIGVGTCTCHCHMFEKSYNVVGPYDRHIPVDVFIPGCPPKPEAIIMGVVKALKRLG, from the coding sequence ATGGGGGATTTTAAACTCTGGGGATTGAAGAAGTCACCCTGGGTTTTCCATGTTGCGGCTGCTTCGTGTAATAACTGTGATATTGAAATTCTTGATGTTTTAACGCCGAAATGGGATGTCGAGAGATTCGGTATCGTTCTTGTTGGTTCACCAAGGCATGCCGACGCATTGCTAATTACTGGAGTTTTGAACAGAAAGAGTTTACCGAGGGTTTTGCGTGTTTATGAACAGACACCAAAACCCTGTCTTGTTATTGGCGTTGGAACCTGTACCTGTCATTGCCATATGTTTGAAAAATCTTATAATGTGGTTGGACCTTATGATAGACATATACCGGTTGATGTTTTTATCCCTGGTTGTCCCCCTAAGCCCGAGGCAATAATAATGGGTGTGGTTAAGGCATTGAAGAGGCTTGGATGA
- a CDS encoding NADH-quinone oxidoreductase subunit C translates to MKKEYSEEILNEIKKRFPEVEIKIHSPRRTYIKINRERVYEFAKYLFNELNMRLSIATGIDTRDGIEILYHFSHDASGTYYNIKTLVPKDDPKIKSLADFLPAANWIEREIHELLGVDFVGHPNLIPLLTSDDWPERTYPLRRDYE, encoded by the coding sequence ATGAAGAAAGAATATTCAGAAGAGATATTGAATGAGATAAAAAAGAGATTTCCCGAAGTGGAGATTAAGATTCATTCTCCAAGAAGAACCTATATAAAAATAAATCGGGAAAGGGTTTATGAATTCGCAAAATATCTTTTTAATGAGTTGAATATGAGACTATCTATTGCGACCGGCATTGACACCCGTGATGGGATAGAGATATTATATCATTTTTCACATGATGCGAGTGGAACATACTACAATATCAAGACCCTTGTGCCTAAAGACGACCCGAAGATTAAAAGCCTTGCCGATTTTCTACCTGCCGCAAACTGGATTGAACGGGAGATTCATGAACTTCTTGGCGTTGATTTTGTTGGACATCCTAATCTTATTCCACTTTTGACCTCAGATGACTGGCCGGAAAGGACTTATCCACTGAGGAGAGATTATGAGTGA
- a CDS encoding nickel-dependent hydrogenase large subunit — MSELNPKSEIRNPEYRVVPIGPYHPLQEEPEFFKLIVEGEKVVDLEINLGYNHRGHEYIAQTMTFDQVPFLVERICGICSDSHPYAYCLAVEDVCGIKPPPRAQYIRTIIGELERIHSHYLWLGLAGHFIGYNTVWMWVWRYREPLLDLFELIMGNRNHYAINKIGGARRDILPEDYPKIEEYLNLIEEKTAMFTKAILDDPVIRARLEGVGILKKEDAIAYGVLGPTARGSGVAIDVRKDDPYDAYDQVDWNIVVFEEGDVLAKAKVRLLECFESIKIVRQCLRNMPEGPIETRIEEIPPGEGIGRHEAPRGEVFHYVRSDGSNMPVRHKIRAPSYMNIASNVAAVKGYSIADAALVLAAVDPCYCCTERTIVYENGKKKYDGRDLLKFSWEKTEKIRRRYNK; from the coding sequence ATGAGTGAACTAAATCCGAAATCCGAAATCCGAAATCCGGAATATCGTGTTGTTCCCATCGGACCTTATCATCCACTCCAGGAAGAGCCTGAGTTTTTCAAATTGATAGTTGAAGGTGAAAAGGTCGTTGATTTGGAGATCAATCTCGGCTACAATCATCGGGGGCATGAATATATAGCACAGACAATGACCTTTGACCAGGTGCCTTTTCTGGTGGAAAGAATCTGTGGGATATGTTCTGATTCCCATCCCTATGCCTATTGTCTTGCAGTAGAAGATGTCTGTGGCATCAAGCCGCCCCCAAGGGCACAATATATAAGAACGATCATTGGCGAACTGGAAAGGATCCATTCCCATTATCTCTGGCTTGGGCTTGCCGGGCATTTTATTGGATATAATACAGTCTGGATGTGGGTATGGCGTTATCGCGAGCCGCTGCTTGATTTGTTTGAACTCATAATGGGCAATCGGAATCATTATGCAATAAATAAAATTGGTGGTGCAAGAAGGGACATTTTGCCCGAAGATTATCCAAAGATTGAAGAATATTTGAATCTGATTGAAGAGAAAACGGCAATGTTTACAAAGGCGATACTTGATGACCCGGTAATTCGTGCCCGACTTGAAGGGGTTGGTATTTTGAAAAAAGAAGACGCGATTGCCTACGGGGTTTTGGGTCCGACTGCCCGCGGTTCGGGTGTGGCTATTGATGTTCGTAAAGATGATCCATATGATGCCTATGATCAGGTGGATTGGAATATTGTGGTATTTGAAGAAGGGGATGTTCTGGCAAAGGCGAAAGTAAGATTACTGGAGTGTTTTGAGTCCATAAAGATTGTGCGCCAGTGTCTTAGAAATATGCCCGAAGGTCCGATTGAGACAAGGATTGAAGAGATTCCACCCGGTGAAGGTATCGGCAGGCATGAGGCACCAAGGGGAGAGGTTTTTCATTATGTCCGTTCAGATGGTTCAAATATGCCGGTGCGGCATAAAATCAGGGCACCGAGTTATATGAATATTGCTTCTAATGTCGCAGCGGTGAAGGGATATTCCATTGCGGATGCGGCTTTGGTTCTTGCTGCAGTTGATCCCTGTTATTGTTGCACGGAGCGAACTATTGTTTATGAGAATGGTAAGAAGAAATATGACGGCAGAGATTTATTGAAATTTTCCTGGGAAAAGACTGAGAAGATAAGAAGGAGATATAATAAATGA
- a CDS encoding proton-conducting transporter membrane subunit, translating to MNPNFLFDRFGIFLSITFAFIGLMSFIYALATIRQKGHRLEYYLMLLLIVVAGIGVAITTNLLWIFIFWEISTFAVWRAVVYYRRPDQISSGNVVFITNIISAGLMLIGIGMLYLDNNSFVISEIKQINITALTFITIGIFAKSVILPIHFWLIPAYASIPSAIGGSLAGIAENLGLILFYRLFTNNINIPENYFTIVAWLAVISSLIAGGSAYRTNRLRYLLAYSTISQIGFILLGFSVNNFFGSYGAIIYILAHALAKSGLFYGVGTIEDITGEANIKNISCMLRVSPALTVMMALLFSSIVGFFPMIGFFAKLMVVIGAVQRNYLFGFFAIASAVFTLLYSDRFYHELFYGEKCDIAELKTERRPGVIEIGVVFILTLLSLILGVLFYEILAFVGGI from the coding sequence ATGAATCCCAATTTTCTCTTTGATCGATTCGGAATATTCTTGAGCATCACCTTTGCCTTTATTGGATTGATGTCTTTTATCTATGCCCTTGCTACAATCAGACAGAAGGGGCACAGGCTGGAGTACTATTTAATGCTGTTATTGATTGTTGTCGCGGGCATTGGTGTTGCAATTACTACAAATTTATTATGGATATTTATTTTCTGGGAAATTTCAACATTTGCAGTCTGGCGGGCAGTGGTTTATTATCGTCGACCCGACCAGATTTCTTCAGGCAATGTGGTATTTATTACAAATATAATTTCAGCCGGCTTAATGCTGATAGGTATTGGGATGTTATATCTTGATAACAATTCGTTCGTTATCTCTGAGATTAAACAAATCAATATTACTGCTCTTACATTTATTACAATCGGAATTTTTGCCAAGTCTGTAATTTTGCCGATCCATTTCTGGCTGATTCCTGCCTATGCCTCAATACCTTCTGCAATTGGCGGTTCGCTCGCGGGGATTGCTGAAAATCTGGGTCTCATCCTGTTCTATCGTCTTTTCACAAACAATATTAACATACCTGAAAATTATTTCACAATCGTTGCCTGGCTTGCAGTGATATCAAGTTTGATTGCTGGTGGTTCTGCATATAGAACAAATCGCTTGAGATATCTACTTGCCTATTCAACCATCAGCCAGATCGGATTTATATTATTAGGGTTTTCGGTAAATAATTTTTTTGGTAGTTATGGCGCAATCATATATATCCTTGCGCATGCCCTTGCAAAATCAGGGTTATTTTATGGTGTAGGGACGATTGAGGATATAACCGGAGAGGCAAATATAAAAAATATTTCCTGTATGTTAAGGGTTTCACCGGCATTGACTGTGATGATGGCATTATTATTCAGTTCAATCGTTGGATTTTTCCCAATGATTGGTTTCTTTGCAAAATTGATGGTTGTAATTGGCGCAGTGCAAAGGAATTATCTTTTTGGATTTTTTGCGATTGCCTCAGCGGTATTTACTCTTTTATACAGCGACCGTTTTTATCATGAATTATTTTATGGAGAAAAATGTGATATCGCGGAATTGAAAACAGAAAGAAGACCCGGGGTTATTGAAATTGGAGTGGTCTTTATTCTCACACTGCTTTCTCTAATATTGGGTGTGCTTTTCTATGAAATATTAGCATTCGTCGGAGGTATCTAA
- a CDS encoding proton-conducting transporter membrane subunit has protein sequence MKEIYVIMLLPVMCGLLGFLVRRLRNEMGFLGFVITFYFALRIFLTFQNQTFSYSIAEIAGINFRIYLDNLTRFILLFNSIFALLILLYSISPMRKMPGEGVYQLYLGLTLSGANGVVLSGNLILMLIFWNMLVFSLYGILLVGKKESVIAARKALTIVGVSDFVLMLGIIIVYAIAGNVDFPSDPRLPLNSGILITTYILLLVGVLAKAGAMPLHTWIPEAAKVVPASTMAFIPASLDKLLGIYFLVRISYYIFDITQSMPIRMTLMVIGAITIIFAVMMALVQKEAMRLLSFHAVSQVGYMVLGIGTGIPVAIAGGLFHMINHAIYKACLFLSAGSVEYRARTTELDHLGGLGTRMPLTMFCFIIAAFAISGVPPLNGFYSKWMLYQGIIELNKETNLWIVFLIAAMFGSVLTLASFLKMTHSLFLGERPKELDKVREVRFGMITPTLILAFLCIVFGIFAEKIPLARLIYPSLPFFKIEPIGFWSAGLTTILMILGLVIGLIIFILGTGLKPRKGKVFVGGEVLDTEEARITGPNFYSSVHQIDMLEKTYKFGEEGAFDFYNYLRGVLGGFSVLFREVINQFFVIIYQSLSRIVVALGSIFSAIHTGELQGYIGLIFLGLLIILLLLGVR, from the coding sequence ATGAAAGAGATTTATGTTATTATGCTTTTACCTGTTATGTGCGGTTTGTTAGGATTTCTGGTAAGAAGATTGCGTAATGAAATGGGATTTTTGGGGTTTGTTATCACCTTCTATTTTGCATTAAGAATCTTTTTGACATTCCAAAATCAGACATTTTCATATAGTATCGCAGAGATAGCCGGCATTAACTTCAGGATATATTTGGATAACCTGACAAGATTTATACTTCTTTTTAATTCCATTTTCGCACTTTTGATTTTACTTTATTCAATTTCTCCAATGAGAAAAATGCCGGGTGAAGGTGTTTATCAATTGTATCTCGGTTTGACACTTTCTGGTGCTAACGGTGTTGTGCTAAGTGGCAATCTCATATTAATGTTGATATTCTGGAATATGCTTGTGTTTTCGCTATACGGAATTTTATTGGTCGGCAAGAAAGAAAGTGTTATTGCAGCGAGAAAGGCATTGACAATCGTTGGTGTTTCGGATTTTGTTCTTATGTTGGGTATCATTATTGTATATGCCATAGCCGGAAATGTTGACTTCCCTTCGGACCCGCGTCTACCTTTAAATAGTGGTATCCTGATTACTACATATATTTTATTACTTGTCGGAGTCCTTGCCAAGGCAGGTGCGATGCCATTGCATACCTGGATTCCCGAGGCAGCAAAGGTTGTACCTGCTTCAACGATGGCGTTTATTCCAGCGAGTCTTGATAAACTATTAGGTATATATTTTCTCGTCAGGATTTCTTATTATATATTTGACATAACTCAGTCAATGCCGATAAGAATGACTTTGATGGTTATTGGTGCAATAACGATTATCTTTGCCGTTATGATGGCACTCGTGCAAAAAGAGGCGATGCGCTTGTTATCATTCCATGCGGTATCACAGGTTGGTTATATGGTTTTGGGTATTGGAACTGGAATACCGGTTGCTATTGCGGGCGGTTTATTCCATATGATTAATCATGCTATATACAAAGCCTGTTTGTTTTTATCTGCAGGTTCGGTGGAATATCGTGCACGCACAACCGAACTTGACCATCTTGGTGGTCTTGGTACAAGGATGCCTTTGACCATGTTCTGTTTTATCATTGCCGCATTTGCTATTTCCGGTGTTCCACCATTAAATGGTTTTTATTCAAAATGGATGTTATATCAGGGAATAATTGAGTTGAATAAAGAAACAAATCTGTGGATTGTATTTTTGATCGCTGCAATGTTCGGAAGCGTTTTGACTTTAGCATCATTTTTGAAAATGACACACTCTCTATTTTTAGGTGAAAGACCAAAGGAACTTGATAAGGTGCGTGAAGTGAGATTTGGAATGATAACGCCTACACTGATTCTTGCTTTTCTTTGTATTGTATTCGGCATTTTTGCTGAAAAAATTCCCCTCGCACGATTGATATATCCGTCCTTACCATTCTTTAAAATTGAACCAATCGGATTTTGGTCTGCAGGATTGACAACAATTCTAATGATTTTAGGTCTTGTAATCGGATTGATTATTTTTATTTTGGGAACCGGACTCAAGCCCAGGAAGGGAAAGGTATTTGTTGGCGGAGAGGTCCTTGATACTGAAGAGGCAAGGATTACCGGTCCGAATTTTTATTCATCTGTCCACCAAATTGATATGTTAGAAAAGACATACAAATTTGGTGAAGAGGGGGCGTTTGATTTTTATAATTATCTCCGCGGGGTATTGGGTGGATTTTCAGTTCTTTTCAGAGAAGTGATTAATCAATTCTTTGTCATAATCTATCAGTCTTTGTCAAGAATCGTGGTCGCGCTTGGAAGTATCTTTTCTGCTATTCACACTGGTGAGCTACAGGGATATATAGGTTTGATATTTTTAGGGCTATTGATAATATTGCTACTGTTAGGAGTGAGATAA
- the mbhE gene encoding hydrogen gas-evolving membrane-bound hydrogenase subunit E encodes MIEIYLFLVFMIIAAIIAIEIKDLLAAAIAVGAVGFSVAILFILLQAPDLAIVQIVVEILTLIIFVAVIFRTTDIDETVDKKFTPAQIVGLVFYGFFVILFIVVMERIFNTLPPFGSPIMKVASEYIKLGLPKVGGANIVADIILDFRGLDTLGEATVLFTSVIGVLAVMRKIGRK; translated from the coding sequence ATGATTGAGATATATCTATTTTTAGTCTTTATGATTATCGCTGCAATCATTGCGATTGAAATAAAGGATTTGCTTGCAGCAGCTATTGCTGTTGGCGCAGTTGGCTTTTCAGTGGCAATTCTTTTTATTTTGCTCCAGGCACCAGACCTTGCTATTGTCCAGATTGTTGTAGAGATTCTTACATTGATAATATTTGTTGCTGTAATTTTCAGGACAACGGATATTGATGAGACCGTGGATAAGAAATTCACACCAGCACAGATTGTAGGTTTGGTTTTTTATGGGTTTTTTGTGATACTATTTATTGTTGTAATGGAGCGTATATTCAACACTCTGCCACCTTTCGGCTCACCAATTATGAAAGTGGCGAGCGAATATATAAAACTGGGTTTGCCCAAAGTCGGTGGTGCAAACATTGTGGCAGATATAATCCTTGATTTCCGCGGACTTGATACACTCGGTGAGGCAACGGTACTATTCACATCAGTGATTGGAGTACTGGCGGTGATGAGAAAGATAGGAAGGAAATAG
- a CDS encoding MnhB domain-containing protein → MSLIVKRVTNLVSGFIFMYGIYIILHGHLTPGGGFAGGVIVSGALILRVLSFGSAAEKEKRLSTIGSVFESIGALLFWGAAFTGLLVAGVFFLNEPIFGLGKPLHLFSAGLIPICNIAIGIKVSVGLLSIFLALAALKYIMED, encoded by the coding sequence ATGAGTCTCATTGTCAAGCGCGTCACAAATCTCGTCAGTGGTTTTATATTTATGTATGGTATCTATATTATTTTGCATGGACATTTAACACCGGGTGGTGGTTTTGCTGGTGGCGTTATTGTTTCGGGTGCATTAATTTTGCGGGTCCTTTCTTTTGGAAGTGCTGCGGAAAAAGAAAAAAGATTATCTACGATTGGTTCGGTATTTGAAAGTATCGGTGCCCTGCTCTTCTGGGGTGCAGCGTTTACGGGATTATTGGTAGCAGGTGTATTCTTTTTGAACGAACCCATTTTTGGACTCGGTAAACCCTTACATCTTTTCAGTGCTGGTTTGATACCAATATGTAATATTGCGATCGGTATAAAGGTTTCGGTTGGCCTATTATCTATTTTCCTTGCCCTTGCCGCATTGAAATATATAATGGAGGACTGA
- a CDS encoding four helix bundle protein, producing MSEKPINVNREPFTDYKNFVFDFEKLDVYQLALDFVDEVFEITSKIPWQLQSSLGDNFRRAALSIVSNIAEGSGKISNREKKHYYKIALTSDRECIPMITLLKRRKLISQNIYENLREICIRISSMLIKLEQSVNGKRSTVKGTHNYDVGQRSTVNGRRYNKED from the coding sequence ATGAGTGAAAAGCCGATAAACGTTAACCGTGAACCGTTTACCGATTATAAAAATTTTGTTTTTGATTTTGAAAAACTTGATGTCTATCAACTTGCGCTTGATTTTGTTGACGAAGTTTTTGAAATTACTTCTAAAATACCGTGGCAATTGCAAAGTTCGCTCGGTGACAATTTCAGACGTGCCGCACTTTCTATTGTGAGCAATATTGCTGAAGGCAGTGGTAAGATTTCTAATAGAGAGAAAAAGCATTACTACAAGATAGCACTAACATCCGACCGTGAATGTATCCCAATGATAACGCTTTTGAAAAGGCGTAAGCTCATAAGTCAGAATATTTATGAAAATCTCCGCGAAATTTGCATTCGTATTTCTTCTATGTTGATTAAACTTGAGCAATCGGTTAACGGTAAACGGTCAACGGTAAAAGGTACGCATAATTATGATGTCGGTCAACGGTCAACGGTAAACGGTAGACGATATAATAAGGAGGACTAA
- a CDS encoding NADH-quinone oxidoreductase subunit K translates to MVVFASCMILFLIGLYAVVAKRNLIKIAIGFAIMEYAVNLLFALIGFKKGAIAPIITKLDMPHNFVDPVPQALVLTAIVIGLGTTALLLSFIVRIYEKFKTFDVSEIKKLKG, encoded by the coding sequence ATGGTTGTTTTCGCAAGTTGTATGATTTTATTTCTAATTGGTTTGTATGCAGTTGTTGCAAAGCGCAATTTAATAAAGATTGCGATTGGATTTGCAATAATGGAGTATGCCGTAAATTTGCTCTTTGCATTAATTGGTTTTAAAAAGGGCGCGATTGCACCAATCATAACGAAACTTGATATGCCTCATAATTTTGTTGACCCGGTTCCGCAGGCACTTGTTCTTACCGCAATTGTGATCGGTCTTGGAACAACCGCCCTGCTCCTATCCTTCATCGTCCGAATATACGAAAAGTTCAAGACATTTGATGTGAGTGAGATAAAGAAGTTAAAGGGCTAA
- a CDS encoding four helix bundle protein, translated as MAKEGSRGQEGERIEMAERDSKERKIGLKGHEQMIVWQNIDKLDSYVQFLLKKLPKNEYKMRSQIDDASDSVGANFVEGYYSGSLSEYLRFLHYSRRSAGELKERVRRVLRKGYISETEYENFNNLATGAMYLLDRLILSLRIKKDNL; from the coding sequence ATGGCGAAAGAGGGCTCAAGAGGGCAAGAAGGCGAAAGGATAGAAATGGCAGAAAGAGATAGTAAAGAGAGAAAGATTGGGTTGAAAGGGCATGAGCAAATGATTGTATGGCAAAACATAGACAAACTTGATTCTTATGTTCAATTTCTACTAAAGAAATTGCCTAAAAATGAATACAAGATGAGATCACAAATAGACGATGCATCAGATTCAGTTGGAGCGAATTTTGTCGAAGGCTATTATAGTGGCTCATTGTCTGAATATTTGAGATTTTTACACTATAGCCGAAGGTCGGCAGGAGAATTGAAAGAAAGGGTTAGAAGAGTGTTGCGTAAAGGTTATATTTCTGAAACAGAATATGAAAATTTTAATAATTTAGCTACCGGTGCCATGTATCTTTTGGACCGACTTATTCTGTCGTTAAGGATAAAAAAGGATAACCTATGA